The following are encoded together in the Hoplias malabaricus isolate fHopMal1 chromosome 3, fHopMal1.hap1, whole genome shotgun sequence genome:
- the abraa gene encoding actin-binding Rho-activating protein, translating into MSSCSGQEGRRSLGRAVRKIKVAATVASLAKSWQNWASEHSDKQDTIPSGWIPDSIIQDVREKEKERSEVKLQVSPRVVVVKDEDKDEHSKIKTGVVNKAVTLKRSECGHDCVNSIKQKINTNQTAPEDPRAFLGNESPTLRRLCGGKANALAKVLEHSEERKMGSRSSSVDTEDSGLGEDAALSDNSDQNEMEMKKPLSRPKVRVATMLDLRSKWQKFAEEHEEGQKLNPFSDDFDYEHAMSMRLQKGDTGYGRPKEGSRTAQRAERAQKHIRKEMEEMCFIIRDMGERDREGRVCISFGRLFDRYVKISDKVVGILLRCRKHKMVDFEGEMLWQGQDDHVKITLLE; encoded by the exons ATGAGTTCCTGCTCCGGTCAGGAGGGTCGTCGGTCCCTCGGCAGAGCCGTGCGGAAGATCAAAGTGGCCGCCACGGTGGCCAGTCTGGCCAAAAGTTGGCAAAACTGGGCCAGTGAGCATTCGGACAAACAGGACACCATCCCTTCCGGATGGATCCCTGACTCTATCATCCaggatgtgagagagaaggagaaggaaagGAGTGAGGTCAAGCTGCAGGTGTCGCCTCGAGTTGTTGTGGTCAAAGACGAGGACAAAGACGAACACAGTAAGATCAAAACAGGAGTGGTCAATAAGGCGGTCACTCTTAAACGCAGCGAGTGTGGCCATGACTGTGTGAACTCCATCAAACAGAAGATAAACACCAACCAGACAGCACCGGAGGATCCCAGAGCCTTCTTGGGGAACGAGTCTCCCACACTGAGACGACTCTGTGGTGGAAAGGCCAACGCTTTGGCGAAAGTCCTGGAGCACAGTGAGGAGAGGAAGATGGGCTCTCGGAGCAGTAGCGTGGACACGGAGGACAGTGGACTCGGGGAAGACGCAGCTCTGAGTGACAACAGTGATCAGAACGAGATGGAGATGAAGAAACCTCTCAGCAGACCAAAG GTCCGAGTCGCAACGATGCTAGATCTGAGGAGTAAGTGGCAGAAGTTTGCAGAGGAGCATGAGGAAGGTCAGAAGCTCAACCCGTTCAGCGACGACTTCGATTACGAACATGCCATGTCCATGCGGCTGCAGAAGGGAGACACGGGATACGGCCGTCCGAAAGAAGGCTCCAGGACGGCGCAGAGAGCCGAGCGCGCTCAGAAACACATCCGCAAGGAGATGGAGGAGATGTGCTTCATCATTCGGGACATGGGCGAAAGGGACAGAGAGGGACGAGTGTGCATCTCGTTCGGACGCCTGTTCGACCGCTACGTGAAGATCTCAGATAAAGTGGTGGGCATTTTACTCCGCTGCCGTAAACACAAGATGGTGGACTTTGAGGGGGAGATGTTGTGGCAGGGTCAGGACGATCACGTCAAAATCACACTGCTGGAATAA